The proteins below come from a single Gimesia alba genomic window:
- a CDS encoding GNAT family N-acetyltransferase, whose translation MNRIVREYRAEDLDAVLAAWENATRLAHPFMTEEFLDQERDNIPNLYLPNAETWVIEQEGQVIGFIALLGNEVGAIFVQPEFHGTGAGKALMDQAQELRGDLEVEVFEANRIGRHFYQRYGFTPLSESIHEPTGNPLIRMQFTA comes from the coding sequence ATGAATCGAATTGTTCGCGAATACCGGGCTGAAGATCTGGACGCCGTCTTAGCGGCCTGGGAAAATGCGACCCGGCTGGCCCATCCGTTTATGACAGAGGAATTTCTCGATCAGGAACGCGATAATATCCCCAATCTGTATCTACCCAATGCTGAAACCTGGGTGATTGAGCAGGAGGGACAGGTCATCGGCTTTATCGCCTTACTGGGGAACGAAGTCGGTGCGATTTTTGTCCAGCCGGAATTTCATGGCACGGGTGCCGGGAAAGCATTGATGGACCAGGCACAGGAATTACGCGGCGACCTGGAAGTCGAAGTTTTTGAAGCCAACCGTATTGGACGTCATTTTTATCAGCGTTACGGTTTTACGCCGTTATCGGAGTCCATTCATGAGCCCACGGGGAACCCGTTAATCAGAATGCAGTTTACGGCTTAA
- a CDS encoding VOC family protein — MPAHEKINYVEFPSNDLAATKAFFEAAFGWSFTDYGPEYTAFSNEGLDGGFFKADLCSTTANGGALLVFYSEQLEETQAKVEAAGGTIIRPIFSFPGGRRFQFTEPSGNEFGVWSDPQ, encoded by the coding sequence ATGCCCGCACATGAAAAAATTAACTACGTCGAATTCCCGTCCAACGATCTGGCGGCCACGAAAGCCTTTTTCGAAGCCGCCTTTGGCTGGTCGTTTACTGACTATGGTCCCGAGTATACCGCTTTCTCGAACGAAGGACTGGACGGTGGATTTTTCAAAGCAGATTTGTGCTCCACTACCGCGAACGGCGGCGCACTCTTAGTTTTCTATAGTGAGCAGCTGGAAGAGACCCAGGCGAAAGTCGAAGCAGCCGGCGGAACCATTATCAGACCGATTTTCTCCTTTCCCGGCGGCAGACGGTTTCAATTCACCGAGCCCTCGGGTAATGAATTCGGTGTCTGGTCTGATCCACAATAA
- a CDS encoding DUF805 domain-containing protein, with product MNWYLAVINKYADFSGRARRKEYWMFFLFNIIISFAVGLVGGLIGGRNGLFALSLPALYTLFIFLPSLAVTVRRLHDTNRSGWWVLVSLVPFIGALVLFVFTILDSDPEANSYGPNPKLATEPELSFPQSAQPHNS from the coding sequence ATGAACTGGTACCTGGCAGTCATCAACAAATATGCGGATTTCAGTGGACGGGCACGCAGAAAAGAATACTGGATGTTCTTCCTGTTTAATATCATCATCTCCTTTGCAGTCGGTCTGGTCGGGGGACTCATCGGGGGACGAAATGGTCTGTTCGCCCTGAGCCTGCCTGCACTGTATACGCTGTTTATCTTTTTACCCAGTCTGGCGGTCACCGTACGACGTCTGCATGACACCAACCGTAGCGGCTGGTGGGTACTGGTCTCTCTGGTACCATTTATTGGTGCACTCGTCCTGTTTGTGTTCACAATTCTGGACAGCGATCCGGAAGCGAACTCTTACGGACCGAATCCCAAACTGGCAACAGAGCCTGAATTGAGCTTTCCTCAATCGGCACAGCCCCATAATTCGTAA
- a CDS encoding DUF805 domain-containing protein produces the protein MHWYLTVLKKYAVLNGRAQRMEYWMFTLFDTLFTVLSFVVGTLFGNLLSESELPSGLGFGTLLCYLFVVLMPKLSVTVRRLHDTGRSALWLFIGLIPGIGTLVMFVLMVLDGEPGVNEYGPNPKVAPSV, from the coding sequence ATGCACTGGTATTTGACAGTCCTGAAAAAATACGCCGTTCTCAATGGCCGCGCCCAGCGCATGGAATACTGGATGTTTACCCTGTTCGACACACTCTTCACCGTTTTGAGTTTTGTCGTGGGAACGTTATTTGGCAATCTGCTGAGCGAATCCGAACTGCCGTCCGGACTGGGCTTTGGCACGTTACTCTGCTACCTGTTTGTGGTATTGATGCCCAAACTCTCCGTAACGGTTCGCCGCCTGCATGATACCGGCCGGAGTGCCCTCTGGCTGTTTATCGGGCTGATTCCTGGAATCGGAACTCTGGTCATGTTTGTACTGATGGTTCTGGACGGGGAACCGGGAGTCAACGAGTATGGCCCCAACCCCAAAGTCGCTCCCTCGGTTTAG
- a CDS encoding SET domain-containing protein translates to MIHPKTELKFISNEIGYGVVATDFIPAGSITWVLDKLDREFSSLEFQSMEEIYQNILDTYSFRNNQGNLVLCWDNGRYVNHSFNSNCLTTAYDFEIAIRDIHPGEQLTDDYGYLNIPTPFRGIDEGTRRKIVYPNDLIKYYKIWDKKLLKVFHRIPRLDQPLQELLSEEMWNEIIEISKGNREMKSILTNYYQGEEEKHPEMLNH, encoded by the coding sequence ATGATACACCCCAAAACCGAGCTCAAATTCATCAGTAACGAAATCGGCTACGGCGTTGTGGCCACCGACTTCATCCCCGCCGGCTCCATCACCTGGGTCCTGGATAAACTGGACCGCGAGTTCAGCTCCCTCGAATTTCAGTCGATGGAAGAGATCTACCAGAACATTCTGGATACGTATTCGTTTCGCAATAACCAGGGGAATCTGGTTTTATGCTGGGACAACGGCCGCTACGTCAACCACAGTTTCAATTCGAACTGCCTGACGACCGCTTACGACTTTGAAATCGCCATCCGGGACATTCACCCGGGCGAACAGCTGACCGACGATTACGGCTATTTGAATATTCCCACTCCCTTCCGAGGCATTGACGAAGGGACCCGCCGCAAAATCGTCTATCCCAACGATTTAATCAAGTACTATAAAATCTGGGACAAGAAACTGCTGAAGGTGTTTCATCGCATTCCCCGCCTGGATCAACCCTTACAGGAATTGCTCAGCGAAGAAATGTGGAATGAAATTATAGAAATCTCGAAAGGCAACCGGGAGATGAAATCGATTCTGACGAACTACTACCAAGGTGAAGAAGAAAAACATCCTGAAATGCTGAATCACTGA
- a CDS encoding YegJ family protein yields MTLSRTICFAFSLVACGLCASCESQAPQTGETVEREGEPAITYIKADDPKMLAAIETARSTFDQFQAAFKESKPSQSDFSVKVLIKEGEHQEHVWTTPVSFSDEEYIGTLDNDPYQIKTMILGDEVRTPKNQISDWMYVENGKLVGGYTVRALRDHLPDKERQEFEQGLPFKIE; encoded by the coding sequence ATGACACTTTCTCGAACGATCTGTTTCGCGTTCTCTCTGGTGGCATGCGGGCTGTGTGCCAGTTGTGAAAGCCAGGCTCCCCAAACGGGTGAAACGGTCGAACGCGAAGGGGAACCTGCCATCACCTACATCAAAGCAGACGATCCTAAAATGTTGGCCGCGATTGAAACAGCGCGGTCAACCTTCGATCAATTCCAGGCTGCGTTCAAAGAGTCAAAACCTTCCCAATCTGACTTCTCAGTCAAAGTACTGATCAAAGAGGGCGAGCATCAAGAGCATGTCTGGACGACGCCGGTCAGCTTTAGTGATGAAGAATATATTGGAACGCTGGATAATGATCCTTATCAAATCAAAACCATGATTTTGGGAGATGAAGTGCGTACTCCCAAAAATCAAATCTCTGACTGGATGTACGTTGAAAACGGAAAACTGGTCGGTGGATACACCGTGCGCGCGTTGCGAGATCATTTGCCTGACAAAGAGAGACAGGAATTTGAGCAGGGTTTACCTTTCAAAATTGAGTAA
- a CDS encoding TetR/AcrR family transcriptional regulator — translation MSKTHRPSSARKRILETAERLFYAEGIRSVGIDRVIAEAGVAKMTLYNHFSSKDELILEVLKYREEQFDLFMKQQMMEHQSRGLDPLKAFFAALKDWFECPDYRGCSFINATAELADPRHAASVFCTEHKRRFRDQLTEIIIETEGPKAAAVAPAISVLVEGAIVTSVSEGNSEAAQIAEEAAYMLIAKAKRK, via the coding sequence ATGAGTAAAACACATCGACCATCCAGTGCCCGTAAACGAATTCTGGAAACAGCCGAACGGTTGTTTTATGCAGAGGGGATTCGCTCCGTGGGAATTGACCGGGTGATCGCTGAAGCGGGGGTCGCCAAGATGACCTTGTACAACCATTTCTCATCCAAGGACGAACTGATTCTGGAGGTGTTGAAGTATCGCGAAGAACAGTTTGACTTGTTTATGAAGCAACAGATGATGGAGCATCAGTCTCGGGGTCTGGATCCGCTCAAAGCGTTTTTCGCAGCCCTGAAAGACTGGTTTGAGTGCCCGGATTACCGGGGTTGTTCCTTTATCAATGCCACCGCTGAGCTAGCCGATCCACGGCATGCCGCGTCGGTATTTTGCACCGAACACAAACGACGATTTCGCGACCAGTTAACGGAGATTATTATTGAAACAGAAGGGCCTAAGGCCGCTGCAGTCGCTCCCGCGATTTCTGTCCTGGTCGAAGGGGCCATTGTCACCTCAGTCAGTGAAGGCAATTCGGAAGCAGCACAGATTGCCGAAGAAGCAGCTTACATGCTGATTGCCAAAGCGAAACGGAAATAG
- a CDS encoding carboxymuconolactone decarboxylase family protein has protein sequence MPRLTAIAPEAAEGKSKALLEGVQAQLGMTPNLMRTMAHSPAVLDAYLKFSGTLAEGSLSKQHREQISLTVGESNQCGYCLAAHATLGKMVGLEPEQIQQSRSGSDTDPATDALLKFSRKILEKQGFVSDQDLEDVRRAGHDDPAIAEVVANVALNIFTNYFNHMAQTEIDFPEVEPLDSHGAACCQTEGSTCS, from the coding sequence ATGCCACGTTTAACCGCCATTGCCCCCGAAGCAGCCGAAGGAAAATCGAAAGCGTTATTGGAAGGCGTTCAGGCCCAATTGGGAATGACCCCCAACCTCATGCGTACGATGGCGCATTCCCCGGCCGTCCTGGATGCCTATCTGAAATTCAGCGGCACCTTAGCCGAAGGATCGCTTTCGAAACAACATCGAGAACAGATTTCGTTAACCGTCGGCGAGTCCAACCAGTGCGGCTACTGTCTGGCGGCTCATGCCACGCTTGGCAAAATGGTGGGACTGGAACCGGAACAGATTCAGCAAAGTCGGAGCGGTTCTGATACCGATCCAGCCACCGATGCCCTGCTGAAGTTTTCCCGTAAGATTCTGGAGAAACAGGGGTTCGTTTCTGATCAGGATCTAGAGGATGTGCGTCGTGCTGGCCATGATGATCCCGCGATTGCCGAGGTCGTGGCGAATGTGGCGTTGAACATCTTCACCAACTACTTCAATCACATGGCACAAACGGAGATCGACTTCCCTGAAGTCGAACCGCTGGATTCTCACGGTGCTGCGTGCTGCCAGACAGAAGGATCAACCTGTTCTTAA
- a CDS encoding pyridoxamine 5'-phosphate oxidase family protein, producing MNQPASDIAFTPSVKAIQSSKGSRSQYARMEQGFGWQTKITTELAAFLSELDMFYLGTASQSGQPYIQYRGGSPGFLKVIDETTLGFADFAGNRQYISLGNLAENPQAFLFLMDYVNRRRIKIWGTAHVIEDDPDLIEQLQDAAYPARVERAILFSVEAWDMNCPQHLHQRLPGNEVLPLIQSLQEENHSLKEKMARFEKG from the coding sequence ATGAATCAACCTGCCAGTGATATTGCTTTTACGCCCTCGGTCAAAGCAATCCAATCCAGCAAGGGATCGCGTTCGCAGTATGCCAGAATGGAACAGGGGTTTGGCTGGCAGACGAAGATCACAACCGAGCTGGCCGCATTTCTATCGGAGTTGGACATGTTTTATCTGGGTACTGCCAGCCAGTCCGGACAGCCTTACATCCAATACCGGGGTGGCAGTCCCGGTTTTCTCAAAGTCATCGACGAAACCACGCTGGGATTCGCCGACTTTGCCGGCAATCGGCAATATATTAGTCTGGGTAATCTGGCAGAAAATCCGCAGGCGTTTCTGTTCTTGATGGATTATGTCAATCGCCGCCGCATTAAAATCTGGGGCACCGCCCATGTGATCGAAGACGATCCTGATTTGATTGAGCAGCTTCAAGATGCCGCTTACCCTGCGCGAGTCGAACGTGCCATTCTGTTTTCTGTTGAAGCCTGGGATATGAACTGCCCGCAACATCTTCATCAGCGACTTCCCGGGAATGAAGTATTACCGCTGATTCAGTCATTGCAGGAAGAGAACCATTCTTTAAAAGAAAAAATGGCCAGGTTCGAGAAAGGCTGA
- a CDS encoding right-handed parallel beta-helix repeat-containing protein → MEEDDYLYRAYFDFTGMAGGVNDTGQGLLFVPLAQDEESLFFADLRGNIFDNSSAEGNFGLAYRHMIDDQWIAGAYGFYDVRRSQYDNIFKQGSFGVELMSIEWDFRVNGYIPNLKQKRVDSLSTAYLSGNNIVMRAGEERAYWGTDFEVGRLLKTFDNMNVDAELRGYVGGYYFDNSAPGFKEIAGPRARVEFRMFDLPFLGNGSRVVLAGQFQHDEVHGSQGTGLLTVRIPLPGNGDSQKLTRFQRRMVNPIVRDIDIVLNQARAPEEHAKLQLTGQMLNDVTIIDANTVNAEAVFNAAGSDSVVLFDGAAGTITTGTGFVFNNGQLALGGGKSVNIVGCTTGAVTSFSYGSEATVIGGNAAVDVFTMADNSSIVGLNVVGGRNGIYGNNLSGFTIACNTVAGAFQDGVHLEGDTNGNITDNTFYDNGLPTFNDGLEIENFTGGTISGNLAYDNEYGFYIQTVSGGTISNNTAEYNSYDGFDIDEFNGGTFTENLAQYNGEDGFYLDGDVNGGVFSNNIARHNDNFGFNMDGMTGGTFSGNRAEDNDYAGFAFLDSVTGGTISNNVALRNDDGFYFDDVVTGGTFTGNIANQNRYNGFYFSNAVSDMTFTQNSAAHNGVNGIKFDTISSGALISENTAIANDDDGFDFTTVNGGMIVNNTASGNLEDGFDFDDDFISGVFSNNTSIGNAFNGFDFANPIQGGTISQNSAQNNSGNGFEIDVFSGANTATFSENSATNNAGSGYNVISGTPQNGVGTNTGSGNGSDDDF, encoded by the coding sequence TTGGAAGAGGACGATTATCTTTACCGCGCCTATTTTGATTTCACAGGCATGGCCGGCGGTGTCAATGATACCGGACAGGGACTGCTGTTTGTTCCCCTGGCTCAAGATGAAGAGAGTCTGTTCTTCGCCGATCTGCGGGGAAACATCTTCGATAACTCTTCAGCTGAAGGCAATTTCGGACTCGCGTACCGCCATATGATCGACGATCAGTGGATTGCCGGCGCGTATGGATTTTATGATGTCCGCCGCAGCCAGTACGATAATATTTTCAAGCAGGGGAGTTTCGGTGTTGAGCTGATGAGCATTGAGTGGGACTTTCGGGTCAACGGCTACATTCCCAATTTGAAGCAGAAACGCGTCGACTCGCTCAGCACTGCCTATCTCAGCGGCAATAATATTGTGATGCGGGCCGGTGAAGAGCGTGCCTATTGGGGGACCGACTTTGAAGTCGGCCGTCTGCTGAAAACATTTGATAATATGAATGTGGATGCCGAATTGCGCGGCTATGTGGGCGGCTATTATTTCGATAACTCCGCCCCCGGCTTCAAAGAAATTGCCGGTCCTCGCGCCCGTGTGGAGTTTCGAATGTTTGATTTGCCATTTCTGGGGAATGGTTCACGCGTTGTGCTGGCAGGCCAGTTTCAGCATGACGAAGTGCATGGTTCTCAGGGAACGGGCTTATTGACGGTACGGATTCCTTTGCCCGGAAATGGGGACAGTCAGAAGCTGACCCGTTTCCAGCGTCGCATGGTCAACCCGATTGTGCGTGATATTGATATCGTGTTGAATCAGGCACGGGCGCCCGAAGAACATGCAAAACTGCAGCTCACCGGCCAGATGTTGAACGATGTCACAATTATCGATGCGAATACGGTGAACGCAGAAGCGGTATTCAACGCCGCGGGTTCCGACAGTGTCGTGCTGTTTGACGGAGCCGCGGGAACGATTACTACCGGCACCGGTTTTGTATTTAATAACGGCCAGCTGGCACTCGGCGGCGGTAAAAGTGTAAATATCGTGGGTTGTACTACAGGTGCGGTCACCAGCTTCAGTTATGGTTCCGAAGCGACGGTGATCGGGGGGAACGCCGCTGTTGACGTCTTTACGATGGCCGATAATTCCAGCATCGTCGGATTGAATGTTGTTGGCGGTCGCAACGGAATCTACGGGAATAATCTGAGCGGCTTTACCATCGCCTGCAATACCGTTGCGGGCGCATTCCAGGATGGCGTGCATCTGGAAGGGGATACCAACGGAAATATCACCGACAATACCTTCTACGATAATGGCTTGCCGACCTTTAATGACGGCCTGGAAATTGAAAACTTTACGGGGGGCACCATCAGCGGAAACCTCGCATATGATAACGAATATGGATTTTATATCCAGACGGTCAGCGGCGGAACGATCAGCAATAATACCGCCGAATACAATAGCTACGACGGTTTCGACATCGATGAATTTAACGGGGGCACATTTACGGAAAACCTCGCACAGTATAACGGCGAAGATGGATTTTATCTCGACGGCGATGTCAACGGCGGTGTCTTCTCAAACAATATCGCCCGCCATAACGACAACTTCGGATTTAACATGGACGGGATGACCGGGGGAACCTTCAGCGGCAACCGCGCGGAGGACAATGACTACGCCGGTTTCGCGTTTCTTGATAGCGTCACCGGGGGCACGATCTCGAATAACGTGGCATTACGAAACGACGACGGGTTTTATTTCGATGACGTCGTCACCGGGGGCACCTTCACAGGAAATATCGCCAATCAAAATAGATACAATGGATTCTATTTCTCGAACGCTGTCTCCGACATGACATTTACTCAGAACAGTGCAGCACACAACGGCGTGAATGGGATCAAATTTGACACAATTTCTTCCGGAGCCTTGATCAGCGAGAATACGGCAATCGCCAACGACGATGACGGATTTGACTTCACAACCGTCAACGGAGGTATGATCGTGAATAATACGGCCTCGGGCAACCTGGAAGACGGCTTTGATTTTGATGATGATTTCATCAGTGGTGTATTCAGCAACAATACCTCTATCGGCAATGCCTTTAACGGCTTCGATTTCGCTAATCCGATTCAGGGGGGCACCATTAGTCAGAACAGTGCCCAGAATAACTCGGGCAACGGTTTCGAAATTGATGTCTTCAGCGGTGCCAACACGGCGACCTTCTCTGAGAACTCTGCCACCAATAATGCAGGGAGTGGCTACAATGTTATTTCGGGAACTCCGCAGAATGGTGTAGGTACAAATACCGGTTCTGGTAATGGAAGCGACGATGATTTCTGA
- a CDS encoding SUMF1/EgtB/PvdO family nonheme iron enzyme, translated as MMAEPSLSRSEIEIRVCDITSEVLGMPRAEISSDSRLLEDLMCDSLDTVELMMELEEHFNIVLPSETSDPVHKSIFTRQPFRISDLAELVYVYLKLNLPRSSQQFRQPQTNAHSAKLIPFSQLDGIWKKSGRFESGLFEKLETKKSVKQYRRQTDGMRCLQLPAAEVEIGSDLTEAVADERPLHLVELDSFLIDAEPVSTTAYCRFLNSVGEVPDQFLTDWFILNADDDRDIHMLIHRNQSEWRPLPGCETWPMILVSWYGANAYSLWANDRLWTSYLDNSNESPGSYLPTEAQWEYAARGSESCLFPWGEAKPVPARLRAGLHRQKVNYRAQTLPLAPVNMQLGMSPFGLHHMAGNVWQWCRDWYDADFYQTLEATQQNPLNRTTTLVRSERGGSWVGPASLCRSSYRRGRPPIARGRCLGFRCISSVKDLS; from the coding sequence ATGATGGCCGAACCTTCTCTCAGTCGCAGCGAGATTGAAATCCGTGTTTGCGATATCACATCCGAAGTACTGGGAATGCCTCGTGCGGAAATTTCGTCTGACAGTCGACTGCTTGAAGATCTCATGTGTGACAGCCTGGACACCGTTGAATTGATGATGGAACTGGAAGAACATTTTAACATCGTCCTGCCTTCTGAAACCTCCGATCCAGTGCATAAATCCATTTTCACCCGTCAGCCGTTTCGTATTTCTGACCTGGCCGAACTGGTTTATGTCTATTTGAAACTGAACCTCCCCCGCAGCAGTCAACAATTTCGTCAGCCACAAACTAACGCTCACTCTGCAAAGCTCATCCCTTTCTCACAACTGGATGGTATCTGGAAGAAGTCCGGCCGATTTGAATCCGGGTTGTTTGAAAAGCTGGAAACTAAAAAATCGGTTAAGCAGTACCGCAGGCAAACCGATGGAATGCGATGCCTTCAACTTCCGGCTGCAGAAGTAGAGATAGGCAGTGATTTGACGGAAGCGGTTGCGGATGAACGGCCTCTGCATCTCGTTGAACTGGATTCATTTTTGATTGACGCCGAACCGGTCTCGACAACCGCATATTGCCGGTTCCTGAATTCGGTGGGTGAAGTTCCTGATCAATTTCTTACCGACTGGTTCATACTCAATGCAGATGATGATCGCGACATTCACATGCTGATTCATCGAAATCAAAGTGAATGGCGGCCCCTGCCCGGCTGTGAAACCTGGCCGATGATTCTGGTTTCCTGGTATGGTGCGAACGCCTATTCTCTATGGGCCAACGACCGCCTGTGGACCAGTTATCTGGATAATTCCAACGAATCTCCGGGAAGTTACCTGCCAACAGAAGCGCAATGGGAATATGCGGCCCGTGGTTCGGAATCGTGCCTCTTTCCCTGGGGAGAGGCTAAGCCTGTGCCCGCCAGACTCCGAGCTGGCCTGCATCGGCAGAAAGTCAACTACCGTGCTCAGACACTGCCACTGGCACCGGTGAATATGCAACTAGGAATGTCTCCCTTTGGCCTGCATCATATGGCCGGCAATGTCTGGCAATGGTGCCGTGACTGGTATGATGCAGACTTTTATCAGACGTTGGAAGCAACTCAACAAAACCCGTTGAACCGCACCACGACTCTGGTCCGCAGTGAGCGTGGCGGAAGCTGGGTCGGCCCCGCCTCACTCTGCCGCAGTTCCTATCGGAGAGGACGTCCGCCCATCGCACGCGGGCGTTGTCTTGGTTTTCGCTGTATCAGTTCCGTCAAGGATCTGAGTTAA
- a CDS encoding SRPBCC family protein: protein MVAESSEEKLVLRRHYAAVPEVVFQVWTTPDSMRRWFRPSQEFTHQLIEIDLRVGGQYRVSFESPEGIVDVLTGEFLEVAPPHKLVYSWIWEEPNEHAGIETQVTVEFLEQDGGTELVLTHERFTKPDMKERHLGGWSGALDLLSESCDR from the coding sequence ATGGTTGCGGAATCTTCTGAGGAGAAACTGGTTTTGCGGCGGCATTATGCTGCGGTGCCGGAAGTCGTATTTCAGGTCTGGACAACCCCGGATTCGATGCGGCGCTGGTTTCGACCGAGTCAAGAATTTACCCATCAATTGATCGAAATCGATTTGCGTGTCGGCGGGCAATATCGTGTTTCCTTCGAATCTCCGGAGGGCATTGTTGATGTCTTAACTGGCGAATTTCTGGAAGTTGCTCCCCCACATAAGCTCGTCTATTCCTGGATCTGGGAAGAACCGAATGAGCATGCAGGGATCGAAACACAGGTCACTGTCGAGTTTCTGGAACAGGACGGAGGCACCGAACTGGTGCTGACACACGAACGATTCACGAAACCAGATATGAAAGAACGGCATCTGGGTGGTTGGAGTGGGGCACTCGATCTTTTGAGTGAGTCGTGTGATCGATAA
- a CDS encoding ArsR/SmtB family transcription factor codes for MAIHYQHQLDRTFHALGDGTRRKMLSLLAKRGEVTASDLGKPFDVAQPTVSKHIRVLEQAGLISRRVEGRVHRFQLQIKPFNEAQKWISKHREFWEGSLDALGDLLDEMSTEEN; via the coding sequence ATGGCTATACATTATCAACACCAACTCGACAGAACTTTTCACGCTTTAGGAGACGGCACACGGCGGAAGATGCTTTCGCTGCTTGCCAAACGGGGAGAAGTGACCGCCAGTGATCTGGGTAAACCGTTCGATGTCGCACAACCCACGGTTTCAAAGCATATCCGGGTTCTGGAGCAGGCAGGTTTGATCTCCCGCCGCGTCGAAGGACGGGTTCACCGCTTTCAACTGCAGATCAAGCCATTCAATGAAGCACAGAAATGGATTTCGAAACACCGGGAATTCTGGGAAGGATCGCTGGACGCACTGGGCGACCTGCTGGATGAAATGTCGACAGAAGAAAACTGA
- a CDS encoding DUF1569 domain-containing protein has protein sequence MTVITKKVQGRRAVHFDSWDDLLADAEQMAKSNVHMIGNWSLGQILMHLAMSLNTSIDGIDFRLPAPMRFFMRLFMKHKFLHVALPAGFKSSEKYIPGETTTEAGLAALQTAVERQHRELSRVDHPAFGKLTNQEWEDFQLRHAEMHMSFVIPD, from the coding sequence ATGACAGTGATTACCAAAAAAGTTCAAGGCCGCCGTGCGGTTCATTTTGATTCATGGGATGATCTGCTGGCCGATGCAGAACAGATGGCGAAAAGCAACGTGCATATGATCGGAAACTGGTCACTGGGGCAAATTCTCATGCATCTCGCGATGTCTTTGAATACATCCATCGATGGAATTGATTTTCGCCTACCTGCACCGATGCGATTTTTCATGCGGCTATTCATGAAACACAAATTTCTGCATGTCGCCTTGCCCGCTGGGTTTAAAAGTTCGGAAAAATACATCCCCGGAGAAACCACAACCGAAGCAGGACTGGCAGCTCTGCAAACCGCCGTCGAACGCCAACACCGCGAACTGAGTCGAGTTGACCACCCCGCTTTTGGCAAACTCACAAATCAGGAATGGGAGGATTTTCAACTGCGGCACGCGGAAATGCACATGTCGTTTGTGATTCCAGATTGA